In the genome of Neisseria animaloris, one region contains:
- a CDS encoding (2Fe-2S) ferredoxin domain-containing protein, whose amino-acid sequence MSYFERHLFICTNARHDACKQSCNDNGEGTAAVDFLKGNAKKMGLIGPGKLRISSTSCLGRCESGPLMVIYPEARWYTYVDEEDLQDILEQDLAGGQAVEHLLIDAPETE is encoded by the coding sequence ATGAGTTATTTTGAACGCCACTTATTCATCTGTACCAATGCCCGCCACGATGCCTGTAAACAAAGTTGCAACGACAACGGCGAAGGCACGGCAGCCGTTGATTTTTTAAAAGGCAATGCCAAAAAAATGGGCTTGATTGGCCCCGGCAAACTGCGTATCAGCAGTACCAGCTGCTTGGGGCGGTGCGAATCCGGCCCGCTGATGGTTATTTACCCCGAAGCACGCTGGTATACCTATGTGGACGAAGAAGACCTGCAAGACATCCTCGAACAGGATTTAGCCGGCGGCCAAGCCGTGGAACACCTGCTGATAGACGCTCCCGAAACCGAATGA
- a CDS encoding acyl-CoA thioesterase, giving the protein MDTLTHAQPQHELQMTVLMTPDMANFNGNVHGGDLLKLLDQVAYACASRYSGHYCVTLSVDQVTFKEPIHVGELVTFFASINHVGRTSMEVGIRVEAQNIRARTSRHTNSCYFTMVAIENGKPVAVPPLEIATELQRCRFEAAEQRKSLRLQANKADCGQCG; this is encoded by the coding sequence ATGGACACATTAACCCATGCACAACCCCAGCACGAATTACAAATGACCGTATTGATGACACCCGATATGGCCAACTTCAACGGTAATGTTCACGGCGGCGATTTGCTCAAACTGCTCGACCAAGTAGCCTATGCCTGCGCCAGCCGTTACAGCGGCCATTACTGTGTTACCCTCTCCGTAGACCAAGTAACCTTCAAAGAGCCGATTCACGTAGGCGAACTGGTTACATTCTTCGCCAGCATCAACCATGTCGGCCGCACTTCGATGGAAGTCGGTATCCGTGTCGAAGCCCAAAACATCCGTGCACGCACCAGCCGCCACACCAACAGTTGTTACTTCACCATGGTAGCCATAGAAAACGGCAAACCCGTCGCCGTGCCGCCACTGGAAATCGCCACCGAATTGCAGCGTTGCCGCTTTGAAGCCGCCGAACAGCGCAAATCCCTGCGCTTGCAGGCAAACAAAGCCGATTGCGGCCAATGCGGATAA
- a CDS encoding alpha/beta hydrolase: MLKPTDQIIIQGPAGGLETIYLPAHGRERGVAVINHPNPRQGGTNTNKVIQTAAKALTSLGFHCYLPNLRGVGNSEGEHDYGRGETDDCTAVIDYARARHPDAAQFILGGFSFGGYVSLFAAQQREPDLLLLIGPAVRHYDTREPDAPNPAKTVLIHGETDEVVPLENAFKWAAPQDLPVIVLPESSHFFHGKLIALRHTVLRFVPSVLEK; this comes from the coding sequence ATGCTGAAACCGACCGATCAAATCATCATTCAAGGCCCCGCCGGCGGCTTGGAAACCATTTACCTGCCGGCACACGGCCGCGAACGCGGCGTAGCCGTTATCAACCATCCCAATCCGCGCCAAGGCGGCACAAACACCAACAAAGTGATTCAAACCGCTGCAAAAGCCCTCACCTCTCTGGGATTCCATTGCTACCTGCCCAACTTACGCGGCGTAGGCAACAGCGAGGGCGAACACGATTACGGCCGCGGCGAAACCGACGACTGTACCGCCGTGATAGACTATGCCCGTGCCCGCCATCCCGATGCAGCGCAATTTATTTTGGGCGGCTTTTCATTCGGCGGCTACGTTTCCCTGTTTGCCGCCCAACAACGCGAACCCGATTTGCTCCTGCTTATCGGCCCCGCAGTACGGCACTACGACACCCGTGAACCCGATGCCCCCAATCCGGCTAAAACCGTACTGATCCACGGCGAAACCGATGAAGTGGTGCCGCTGGAAAACGCTTTCAAATGGGCGGCTCCGCAAGATTTGCCGGTAATCGTGCTGCCGGAATCTTCGCATTTTTTCCACGGCAAACTGATTGCCCTGCGCCATACCGTGCTGCGTTTCGTGCCGTCGGTTTTGGAAAAATAA
- a CDS encoding NupC/NupG family nucleoside CNT transporter: MGALNSLLGMVVLVAIAVLLSTNRRAINIRTVAGAFLIQVALGALVLYVPWGRDGLLAVSEAVGKVIAYGNNGLGFLFGGLVSDKMFEVFGGGGFVFALRVLPLIVFFSALMAVLYYIGVMQMLIKFIGGFLQKVLGTSKAESMSAAANIFVGQTEAPLVVRPYISKMTESELFAVMSGGLASVAGSVLAGYSQMGVPLPYLIAASFMAAPGGLLFAKLLVPETEKTQNESEVLVQSDEEKPANVIDAAASGAVTGAQIAIAVGASLLAFVALIAMINGIIGGVAGWFGYGDLTLQTILGWLFSPLAWVIGVPWSEAGVAGSLIGQKVVVNEFVAYSEFVNYLKPESTVTLSDTTKAIISFALCGFANLGSIAVLVGGLSIMAPKRRKDVARLGIKAVVAGSLSNLMSAVIAGLFIGLSGVAVIG, encoded by the coding sequence ATGGGCGCATTAAACAGTTTGTTGGGCATGGTGGTTTTGGTTGCCATCGCCGTATTGCTTTCCACCAACCGTCGAGCCATCAATATCCGCACGGTGGCGGGTGCGTTCCTGATTCAGGTGGCACTGGGCGCGTTGGTATTGTATGTGCCGTGGGGGCGGGACGGCCTGTTGGCGGTATCGGAAGCCGTAGGCAAAGTAATCGCATACGGCAACAACGGCTTGGGCTTTTTATTTGGCGGACTGGTGTCGGACAAAATGTTTGAAGTGTTCGGCGGCGGCGGTTTTGTATTTGCCTTGCGCGTATTGCCGCTGATTGTGTTTTTTTCGGCATTGATGGCGGTGCTGTACTACATCGGCGTGATGCAGATGCTGATTAAATTTATCGGCGGTTTCCTGCAAAAAGTGCTCGGCACGTCCAAGGCCGAATCTATGTCTGCGGCGGCCAATATTTTTGTGGGTCAAACCGAGGCCCCGCTGGTGGTCCGCCCCTATATCAGCAAAATGACCGAATCCGAACTGTTTGCGGTAATGAGCGGCGGTTTGGCATCGGTGGCCGGTTCGGTATTGGCCGGTTATTCCCAGATGGGCGTACCGCTTCCCTATCTGATTGCCGCTTCGTTTATGGCAGCTCCGGGCGGTTTGCTGTTTGCCAAGCTTCTTGTGCCGGAAACGGAAAAAACGCAAAACGAATCGGAAGTATTGGTGCAAAGCGACGAAGAAAAACCCGCTAATGTGATAGACGCGGCAGCGAGCGGTGCCGTTACCGGTGCACAAATTGCCATAGCGGTAGGTGCTTCGCTGCTCGCTTTTGTGGCTTTGATTGCCATGATCAACGGTATTATCGGCGGCGTGGCGGGTTGGTTCGGCTACGGTGATCTCACCCTGCAAACCATTTTAGGCTGGCTGTTCTCTCCTCTGGCTTGGGTCATCGGCGTACCGTGGAGCGAAGCAGGTGTGGCAGGCTCGCTTATCGGGCAAAAAGTGGTGGTAAACGAATTTGTGGCGTATTCTGAATTTGTGAATTATCTGAAACCGGAATCAACGGTTACATTGAGCGACACAACCAAAGCCATTATTTCCTTTGCTCTATGTGGCTTTGCCAATTTAGGCTCGATTGCCGTATTGGTGGGCGGTTTGAGCATTATGGCTCCCAAACGCCGCAAAGACGTGGCCCGTTTGGGCATTAAAGCAGTAGTTGCCGGTTCGCTGTCCAACCTGATGAGTGCAGTGATTGCCGGTTTGTTTATCGGTTTGTCAGGTGTGGCTGTTATCGGATAA
- a CDS encoding polyamine aminopropyltransferase, with the protein MARHPYRRLRAQQFELPEVGISETDNIRSLHLGSSTVQSSMNLDNPSELVLSYSRAMMGWLLFAEQPPAHITQIGLGGGSFTRWIDAYLPDTRQTAIDINPQVINVARSLFELPFEDERFEIIEADGAEYIKTLRGSTDVILTDGFDGQQIIDALVEIPFFEDCRQALSPDGIFVTNWWSGDRRYRRFVERLLEVFEGRVLELPAESHGNVAVMAFQNAPKEQNLDHLKKRADKLSEQYGLDFKRMLSELKANNQNNGKHFYL; encoded by the coding sequence ATGGCCCGCCATCCTTACCGCCGTCTGCGCGCACAACAGTTCGAACTGCCTGAAGTAGGTATTTCCGAAACAGACAATATCCGTTCGCTGCATTTAGGCAGCTCAACCGTGCAAAGTTCGATGAACCTCGACAATCCCTCGGAGCTGGTGCTTTCATACAGCCGCGCCATGATGGGTTGGCTGCTGTTTGCAGAGCAGCCGCCCGCACATATCACCCAAATCGGTCTGGGCGGCGGCTCTTTTACCCGTTGGATAGACGCTTACCTGCCCGACACCCGCCAAACCGCCATCGACATCAATCCGCAAGTGATCAACGTGGCCCGCAGCCTGTTCGAGCTGCCTTTTGAAGACGAACGCTTCGAAATCATCGAAGCCGACGGTGCCGAATACATCAAAACCCTGCGCGGCAGCACCGACGTGATTCTTACCGACGGCTTCGACGGGCAGCAGATTATCGATGCTTTGGTGGAAATACCCTTTTTCGAAGACTGCCGCCAAGCCCTTTCGCCCGACGGCATTTTCGTTACCAACTGGTGGAGCGGCGACCGCCGTTACCGCCGCTTCGTCGAACGCCTGTTGGAGGTGTTTGAAGGCCGCGTATTGGAACTGCCTGCCGAAAGCCACGGCAATGTGGCCGTTATGGCTTTCCAAAACGCCCCGAAAGAACAAAATCTAGATCATCTGAAAAAGCGGGCGGATAAATTATCCGAACAATACGGCTTGGATTTCAAACGCATGCTGTCCGAGCTTAAAGCCAATAATCAAAACAACGGCAAACATTTTTATCTGTAA